One genomic region from Maridesulfovibrio ferrireducens encodes:
- a CDS encoding phage/plasmid primase, P4 family — translation MGWAGTHLSEEERKTIARSLFEDAKEEGKWLNGKCPFHADDNPSFGYNFEDDYFKCLAGCTDCGDLIKLYSLVNGLPNDEGFTEFKKKFGQGVNDGPQSKTTVQQKRKPSKRGANVVIPESAWGRMALLPDDWFFILKKERGWNPDVIKRLDLRMQMVFRNSEGAILPVNGAPMRVAIPIRGNDGQLYNVRLYRKPGTNLKSKIISWGRGYGNARLFPAPCTLSKSGPVLLCEGEPDTICAISNGFSSITQTSKTAKWSKEHMEPFTGRDVIIAYDADQPGQVHAENAARSLVQVARSVRIIEWPEFMGRNADGSLPEKDGLDLTDFFVRFKQGAKDLQALFATARKVEIPQGCETGGEWAFFLDNRFKPRLLADQLLRDQPLLADDMTGLLYRWNSKYWEQISRGNLQQSATHYLGIEASTARVNDATSLAINLANLPHGRAVNDQGDWVCLQNGMLNLRTLELKPHDHDYYSTICLGVSFNPDSEAKCDRWLKYLADTVQTPEPIAQLQEFMGYSLTRDTHFEKCLLLLGDGSDGKSTFLNITRALVSPENCSAVAFQDLEDQFRRASLYNKLLNISTEIGSAAMETPIFKAVVSGDPIQGAFKHKDSFEFMPFCKLAFAANKLPRVLDNTDGFFRRMLPIKFKRQYLEGDPDRNPNLFKELVANELSEIFHWALVGLHRLYEQGRFSSSDETIDLLMDYRRLNNPVQAFVEDKCELADGAKEAKDSLYKAYREYCSLNGYQAMHKENFFRELYSAVKTLRETRPRVDGRRCRMISGIKTKFELTA, via the coding sequence ATGGGGTGGGCTGGAACACATCTATCTGAAGAAGAGCGCAAGACCATAGCGCGTTCACTGTTTGAGGATGCAAAAGAAGAGGGTAAATGGCTGAACGGTAAATGTCCGTTTCATGCTGATGATAATCCTTCCTTTGGCTACAACTTTGAAGACGACTATTTTAAATGCCTTGCCGGATGCACCGACTGTGGCGATTTGATCAAGCTTTACAGCTTGGTTAACGGTTTGCCCAATGATGAAGGTTTTACTGAATTTAAAAAGAAGTTCGGACAGGGCGTAAACGATGGGCCGCAATCTAAAACCACTGTTCAGCAGAAGCGTAAGCCTAGTAAACGCGGTGCTAATGTCGTGATACCGGAATCAGCATGGGGCCGTATGGCTTTGTTACCTGATGATTGGTTTTTCATTCTGAAAAAAGAGCGCGGTTGGAATCCAGACGTTATCAAACGGCTAGACCTACGTATGCAGATGGTTTTCCGAAATAGTGAAGGTGCAATACTTCCTGTTAACGGTGCGCCTATGCGTGTGGCTATCCCCATTCGTGGCAATGATGGACAGCTTTATAATGTGCGCCTTTATCGTAAGCCCGGCACGAATTTGAAGAGTAAGATCATATCGTGGGGCAGGGGCTACGGTAATGCCCGTTTGTTTCCTGCACCTTGTACGCTCAGTAAGTCCGGACCTGTTCTGCTATGCGAAGGAGAACCGGATACCATATGCGCTATTTCTAACGGCTTCAGTTCCATTACTCAAACTTCCAAGACGGCTAAGTGGTCTAAAGAACATATGGAGCCGTTCACGGGCCGTGATGTGATTATAGCTTATGATGCTGACCAGCCGGGACAGGTTCATGCTGAAAACGCGGCGCGGTCTTTGGTTCAGGTGGCGCGTTCGGTGCGTATTATCGAATGGCCGGAATTCATGGGCCGTAATGCGGACGGTAGCTTGCCTGAAAAAGACGGGCTCGACCTTACCGACTTCTTTGTGCGTTTCAAGCAAGGGGCGAAGGATTTGCAAGCCCTGTTCGCCACGGCCCGCAAGGTTGAGATTCCGCAGGGCTGTGAAACAGGCGGGGAGTGGGCCTTTTTCCTTGATAATAGGTTCAAGCCTCGTTTGTTGGCGGATCAGCTTCTACGGGATCAGCCTTTGCTTGCTGATGATATGACGGGTTTGTTGTATCGCTGGAACTCAAAATACTGGGAACAGATTTCACGCGGCAACCTTCAGCAGTCGGCTACTCATTATCTCGGCATAGAGGCTTCAACCGCCCGTGTGAATGATGCAACGTCGCTGGCTATCAATTTAGCTAATCTTCCGCATGGGCGCGCGGTCAACGATCAAGGTGATTGGGTGTGTCTGCAAAACGGTATGCTTAATCTTAGAACTCTTGAGCTAAAGCCGCATGACCACGATTACTATTCCACTATATGTCTCGGTGTATCTTTCAATCCGGATTCAGAAGCTAAGTGTGATCGCTGGCTTAAATATCTGGCTGATACGGTTCAAACACCTGAACCTATTGCCCAGCTTCAAGAGTTCATGGGCTATAGCCTTACCCGTGATACGCACTTTGAAAAGTGTTTGTTGTTGCTGGGTGACGGTTCGGACGGTAAATCAACATTTCTAAATATCACGCGCGCGTTGGTTTCACCTGAAAATTGTTCGGCAGTTGCCTTTCAGGATTTGGAAGACCAGTTCCGGCGCGCCAGTCTCTATAACAAGCTGCTTAACATTTCTACGGAAATAGGTTCGGCGGCTATGGAAACACCCATATTTAAGGCTGTCGTATCCGGTGACCCTATTCAGGGCGCATTTAAGCATAAAGATTCATTTGAATTTATGCCGTTCTGTAAGCTGGCTTTTGCCGCTAACAAGTTGCCACGTGTGCTTGATAATACAGACGGTTTTTTTAGGCGCATGTTGCCCATCAAATTCAAGCGGCAATATCTGGAAGGTGATCCAGACCGCAATCCGAACTTGTTTAAAGAATTGGTTGCAAACGAATTGTCCGAAATCTTTCATTGGGCATTGGTCGGACTGCATAGGCTGTATGAGCAGGGGCGGTTTTCATCCTCAGATGAAACCATTGATCTGCTGATGGATTACAGGCGGCTTAATAATCCAGTTCAGGCTTTCGTTGAAGATAAATGTGAGCTTGCGGACGGGGCTAAAGAGGCCAAGGACTCACTTTATAAGGCTTATCGTGAATACTGTTCTTTAAACGGCTATCAGGCCATGCACAAAGAGAATTTCTTTAGAGAGTTATACTCAGCGGTCAAGACTCTGCGTGAAACTCGTCCTCGTGTAGATGGGCGGCGTTGTCGTATGATTTCAGGCATTAAAACTAAGTTCGAGCTTACAGCCTAA